The Pseudomonas sp. R4-35-07 genome contains a region encoding:
- a CDS encoding PFL_4669 family integrating conjugative element protein produces the protein MADHYQLNLGSLRSSITLTLHTHHAARIWQGRAAREGVHSIMGMAGYISVTNLIKQTAAQDDPYADWAIVQLEEKLMQAKAGMGELTQQLDRIRQDLPTQIDMGDNLNIHPVTLPLYIGSQLGFLAVYLLTDYDTLVRHTLLAHHTALIGRRDMEAWIDDGAHLLRSLFGQAQRYRHAGVTRDDMAANNARALAAVEKYGLPPMDILEGHRRSQFAPPIIRRGAVAVDDADALAEVVDGPSASVDESEADV, from the coding sequence ATGGCCGATCACTATCAACTCAATCTGGGTTCATTGCGCAGCAGCATCACCCTGACCCTGCATACCCACCATGCAGCCCGTATCTGGCAAGGTCGAGCCGCACGCGAAGGCGTCCACTCGATCATGGGTATGGCCGGTTACATCAGTGTCACCAACCTGATCAAACAAACGGCCGCCCAGGACGATCCCTATGCTGATTGGGCCATCGTGCAGCTCGAAGAAAAATTGATGCAGGCGAAGGCCGGGATGGGAGAACTGACCCAACAGCTGGACCGAATCAGACAGGACCTGCCAACACAGATCGACATGGGGGACAACCTCAACATCCACCCTGTGACTTTGCCGTTGTATATCGGCAGCCAACTGGGTTTTCTGGCGGTTTACCTGCTAACCGACTACGACACGCTGGTACGCCATACCCTACTCGCCCATCACACCGCCTTGATCGGTCGAAGAGACATGGAAGCCTGGATCGACGACGGCGCCCATCTGCTACGCAGCCTGTTCGGTCAGGCGCAACGTTATCGACATGCCGGCGTCACACGCGATGATATGGCCGCAAATAATGCCCGCGCCCTGGCGGCCGTGGAGAAGTATGGATTGCCCCCGATGGACATCCTTGAGGGTCATCGCCGTTCTCAGTTTGCGCCGCCGATCATTCGCCGTGGTGCTGTAGCAGTGGATGACGCTGACGCTTTGGCAGAGGTAGTGGACGGTCCGTCTGCGAGCGTAGATGAGTCGGAGGCTGATGTATGA
- a CDS encoding DUF3158 family protein, whose product MNPMIPIQPMPFEALTQNAYRQLEHAASLKGLLKPFKGKGELEHLAQVAREIEAQLCRLMEAVVQQAGQPPYSLLDIRLVLQKTGAGTTFLRWRTRDFARMGVAVWERQISNKALPQIVRDELHRFECARIALNLQMSVVHSLYRQATTCAINMASAEQLLRQFTPAVEATR is encoded by the coding sequence ATGAATCCCATGATCCCGATTCAGCCAATGCCCTTCGAAGCGTTGACACAGAATGCCTACCGGCAGCTCGAACACGCTGCCTCCCTAAAAGGCCTTTTAAAACCTTTTAAGGGTAAGGGGGAGTTGGAGCACCTGGCGCAGGTGGCGAGGGAAATCGAGGCGCAGTTATGTCGCCTGATGGAGGCTGTGGTGCAGCAAGCCGGGCAGCCGCCGTATTCACTACTAGATATACGATTGGTACTGCAGAAGACCGGTGCTGGCACCACATTTTTGCGTTGGCGCACCCGTGATTTTGCTCGCATGGGTGTGGCGGTTTGGGAACGTCAGATCTCCAACAAAGCATTGCCGCAGATCGTACGAGATGAATTGCACCGTTTCGAATGCGCGCGTATCGCACTAAACCTTCAGATGAGTGTGGTGCATTCGCTCTACCGCCAGGCTACGACCTGCGCGATCAACATGGCCAGTGCCGAACAGTTGCTGCGCCAGTTCACACCCGCAGTGGAGGCAACACGATGA